The following are encoded in a window of Halorarum salinum genomic DNA:
- a CDS encoding dodecin, whose translation MVFKKIDLIGRSTESFDGAVDDALDRAEETLDNVHWATVTEFGVEIASVEGREYQAEVEVAFELEE comes from the coding sequence ATGGTGTTCAAGAAGATCGACCTCATCGGCCGGAGTACAGAGAGCTTCGACGGCGCGGTGGACGACGCGCTCGACCGCGCGGAGGAGACGCTGGACAACGTCCACTGGGCGACGGTGACCGAGTTCGGCGTCGAGATCGCCAGCGTCGAGGGACGGGAGTACCAGGCGGAGGTGGAGGTCGCCTTCGAACTGGAGGAGTGA
- a CDS encoding metal-dependent hydrolase yields MFVGHALLAFALVAGAATRFESPRRALVFGAVAAAFAAVPDVDIGYAVVGLAGALGGGPLELASAFWETGNVVHRGMTHSLVVAPVAALAAAAWVDGRTPARALGVAVTGALVATTAVLSGVLAGLVAIAFALACLAVAEVVLRRADLGPRGTFALALVGLASHPFGDVFTGEPPALFYPFASPSIETVTLHPDPTLHLLGAFGLELATVWAALLVWTRLREGRSLPRVDARAAAGAGYAASAFLIPAPTLDLSYPFVFSVLAVGLVGVAPRVRIRRREFARPAPERAAYTGLSAVTVAAAAYAVAYVSLFG; encoded by the coding sequence ATGTTCGTCGGGCACGCCCTCCTCGCGTTCGCGCTGGTGGCCGGCGCGGCCACACGGTTCGAGTCGCCGCGTCGGGCCCTCGTGTTCGGCGCCGTGGCGGCCGCGTTCGCCGCCGTTCCCGACGTCGACATCGGCTACGCCGTCGTCGGCCTCGCCGGCGCGCTCGGCGGCGGTCCGCTCGAGCTCGCGTCCGCGTTCTGGGAGACGGGGAACGTCGTCCACCGCGGGATGACCCACTCGCTCGTCGTCGCGCCGGTCGCCGCGCTCGCCGCGGCTGCGTGGGTCGACGGGCGGACGCCGGCGCGCGCGCTCGGCGTCGCGGTTACGGGGGCGCTGGTCGCGACGACCGCCGTCCTCTCCGGCGTGCTCGCCGGCCTGGTGGCGATCGCCTTCGCGCTCGCCTGTCTCGCGGTGGCCGAGGTCGTTCTCCGCCGCGCGGACCTCGGCCCCCGGGGGACGTTCGCGCTGGCGCTCGTCGGCCTCGCGAGCCACCCGTTCGGCGACGTGTTCACGGGCGAGCCCCCGGCGCTGTTCTACCCGTTCGCGTCGCCGTCGATCGAGACCGTCACGCTCCACCCCGACCCGACGCTCCACCTGCTGGGGGCGTTTGGCCTCGAACTCGCGACCGTCTGGGCCGCGCTGCTCGTCTGGACCCGACTGCGCGAGGGGCGGTCGCTGCCGCGCGTGGACGCCCGAGCGGCCGCCGGCGCGGGGTACGCCGCCAGCGCGTTCCTCATCCCTGCGCCCACGCTCGACCTGTCGTACCCGTTCGTGTTCAGCGTCCTCGCGGTCGGGCTCGTCGGGGTCGCGCCGCGGGTCCGGATCCGGAGACGGGAGTTCGCACGGCCGGCGCCGGAGCGGGCGGCCTACACCGGGCTGTCGGCGGTGACCGTCGCCGCGGCTGCCTACGCGGTGGCGTACGTCTCGCTCTTCGGGTGA